A genomic window from Phyllopteryx taeniolatus isolate TA_2022b chromosome 2, UOR_Ptae_1.2, whole genome shotgun sequence includes:
- the LOC133472078 gene encoding uncharacterized protein LOC133472078 isoform X3, whose translation MDLSKKSLPVSDVGEKDFHPEQQEWRFRMDQQEPEPLYIKEEEPDPTYIKEEEEAMWHSEKGERLQELEFPVIRDIVKTESDEDTGQRSQCHPSKSEETRGAELPSRISSQHKTTESDGDHSGESQADRWSTPDLKKKSPRSRKTTTTTLGPVGRTPSDLPGMSTSGRYSCVSVQVVQMLLWHEWPVLVNNRYANSAAWRDYYVVHMLFEHVDISNGG comes from the exons ATGGATTTGTCAAAGAAATCTCTTCCTGTGTCAG ATGTCGGTGAAAAAGATTTTCATCCTGAGCAACAGGAGTGGCGCTTCAGAATGGACcagcaggagccagagcccctCTATATTAAAGAGGAGGAGCCAGACCCCACCTACattaaagaagaagaggaagcaaTGTGGCACAGTGAGAAGGGAGAGCGTCTTCAAGAGCTGGAGTTTCCAGTTATTCGCGACATTGTGAAGACTGAAAGTGATGAAGACACAGGTCAGCGGTCACAGTGTCATCCCAGTAAAAGTGAGGAGACCAGAGGGGCTGAGCTTCCAAGCAGAATCTCAAGTCAACACAAGACAACAGAAAGCGATGGAGACCACAGTGGAGAATCGCAAGCAGACCGCTG GAGTACaccagatttaaaaaagaaaag TCCTAGAAGCAGAAAAACTACCACCACCACACTTGGCCCAGTCGGCAGAACTCCAAGCGATCTACCAGGCATGTCAACTAGCGGAAG atactcctgcgtaagtgtgcaagtggtgcagatgctactctggcatgagtggccagtattggtcaacaacagatatgcaaatagtgcagcgtggcgagactactacg TTGTCCACATGCTATTTGAACACGTGGACATCTCTAATGGCGGATGA
- the LOC133472078 gene encoding gastrula zinc finger protein XlCGF52.1-like isoform X1 → MDLSKKSLPVSDVGEKDFHPEQQEWRFRMDQQEPEPLYIKEEEPDPTYIKEEEEAMWHSEKGERLQELEFPVIRDIVKTESDEDTGQRSQCHPSKSEETRGAELPSRISSQHKTTESDGDHSGESQADRWLAPLSDSDNTTSHSPETEDENSKVDMACHTDNKHVKCPHCDKTFGNKKNLTRHMKCHTGEKPFSCTVCSKSFSIKGSLIAHIRTHTGEKPFLCSVCGKSFSIRGNLLIHTRTHTGERPFTCPICNTSFGVHAVLIKHIRTHTGERPFACSVCGKRFTDNSHLITHIRSHTGEKPFSCSICNTSFSDRSGLVKHTRTHTGEKPFTCSFCEKRFSIKGHWKTHERIHTGEKPFSCTMCNKSFCDRSAFVRHMRTHTGEKVFSCSLCEERFSYKYQVDKHKCVGENTHKAAGL, encoded by the exons ATGGATTTGTCAAAGAAATCTCTTCCTGTGTCAG ATGTCGGTGAAAAAGATTTTCATCCTGAGCAACAGGAGTGGCGCTTCAGAATGGACcagcaggagccagagcccctCTATATTAAAGAGGAGGAGCCAGACCCCACCTACattaaagaagaagaggaagcaaTGTGGCACAGTGAGAAGGGAGAGCGTCTTCAAGAGCTGGAGTTTCCAGTTATTCGCGACATTGTGAAGACTGAAAGTGATGAAGACACAGGTCAGCGGTCACAGTGTCATCCCAGTAAAAGTGAGGAGACCAGAGGGGCTGAGCTTCCAAGCAGAATCTCAAGTCAACACAAGACAACAGAAAGCGATGGAGACCACAGTGGAGAATCGCAAGCAGACCGCTGgttagctccactatcagatagtgacaACACAACGTCACACTCACCTGAAACTGAGGATGAAAACTCAAAAGTTGATATGgcatgtcacactgacaacaaacatgTAAAATGTCCCCACTGTGACAAAACTTTTGGTAACAAGAAAAATCTGACAAGACACATGAAGTGTCATACGGGAGAAAAACCATTCAGTTGCACAGTTTGTAGTAAAAGCTTCTCTATAAAGGGAAGTTTGATAGCACAcataagaacacacacaggagagaaaccaTTCCTCTGCTCAGTATGTGGTAAAAGTTTCTCCATCAGGGGAAATTTGTTGATACACACTAGAACGCACACTGGCGAGAGACCATTTACATGCCCAATCTGCAACACGAGTTTTGGAGTTCACGCAGTATTAATTAAACACATAAGAACGCACACAGGAGAGAGAccctttgcctgctcagtttgtggtaaaagattcactgaTAATTCACATTTGATAACACACATCCGATCacacactggtgaaaaaccATTTTCCTGCTCAATCTGCAACACAAGTTTTAGTGATCGTTCAGGATTAGttaaacacacaagaacacacactggggaaaaaccttttacctgctcaTTTTGTGAGAAGAGATTCTCTATAAAAGGACATTGGAAAACACATGAAAGAATCCACACAGGGGAAAAACCCTTTTCCTGTACCATGTGCAACAAAAGCTTTTGTGATCGTTCAGCATTTGTCCgtcacatgagaacacacactggtgagaaagtGTTCAGTTGCAGTCTGTGCGAAGAAAGATTCTCCTACAAGTATCAGGTGGACAAACACAAGTGTGTTGGGGAGAACACTCATAAAGCTGCAGGACTTTGA
- the LOC133472078 gene encoding uncharacterized protein LOC133472078 isoform X4, which produces MDLSKKSLPVSDVGEKDFHPEQQEWRFRMDQQEPEPLYIKEEEPDPTYIKEEEEAMWHSEKGERLQELEFPVIRDIVKTESDEDTGQRSQCHPSKSEETRGAELPSRISSQHKTTESDGDHSGESQADRCPRSRKTTTTTLGPVGRTPSDLPGMSTSGRYSCVSVQVVQMLLWHEWPVLVNNRYANSAAWRDYYVVHMLFEHVDISNGG; this is translated from the exons ATGGATTTGTCAAAGAAATCTCTTCCTGTGTCAG ATGTCGGTGAAAAAGATTTTCATCCTGAGCAACAGGAGTGGCGCTTCAGAATGGACcagcaggagccagagcccctCTATATTAAAGAGGAGGAGCCAGACCCCACCTACattaaagaagaagaggaagcaaTGTGGCACAGTGAGAAGGGAGAGCGTCTTCAAGAGCTGGAGTTTCCAGTTATTCGCGACATTGTGAAGACTGAAAGTGATGAAGACACAGGTCAGCGGTCACAGTGTCATCCCAGTAAAAGTGAGGAGACCAGAGGGGCTGAGCTTCCAAGCAGAATCTCAAGTCAACACAAGACAACAGAAAGCGATGGAGACCACAGTGGAGAATCGCAAGCAGACCGCTG TCCTAGAAGCAGAAAAACTACCACCACCACACTTGGCCCAGTCGGCAGAACTCCAAGCGATCTACCAGGCATGTCAACTAGCGGAAG atactcctgcgtaagtgtgcaagtggtgcagatgctactctggcatgagtggccagtattggtcaacaacagatatgcaaatagtgcagcgtggcgagactactacg TTGTCCACATGCTATTTGAACACGTGGACATCTCTAATGGCGGATGA
- the LOC133472078 gene encoding gastrula zinc finger protein XlCGF17.1-like isoform X2, whose protein sequence is MDQQEPEPLYIKEEEPDPTYIKEEEEAMWHSEKGERLQELEFPVIRDIVKTESDEDTGQRSQCHPSKSEETRGAELPSRISSQHKTTESDGDHSGESQADRWLAPLSDSDNTTSHSPETEDENSKVDMACHTDNKHVKCPHCDKTFGNKKNLTRHMKCHTGEKPFSCTVCSKSFSIKGSLIAHIRTHTGEKPFLCSVCGKSFSIRGNLLIHTRTHTGERPFTCPICNTSFGVHAVLIKHIRTHTGERPFACSVCGKRFTDNSHLITHIRSHTGEKPFSCSICNTSFSDRSGLVKHTRTHTGEKPFTCSFCEKRFSIKGHWKTHERIHTGEKPFSCTMCNKSFCDRSAFVRHMRTHTGEKVFSCSLCEERFSYKYQVDKHKCVGENTHKAAGL, encoded by the coding sequence ATGGACcagcaggagccagagcccctCTATATTAAAGAGGAGGAGCCAGACCCCACCTACattaaagaagaagaggaagcaaTGTGGCACAGTGAGAAGGGAGAGCGTCTTCAAGAGCTGGAGTTTCCAGTTATTCGCGACATTGTGAAGACTGAAAGTGATGAAGACACAGGTCAGCGGTCACAGTGTCATCCCAGTAAAAGTGAGGAGACCAGAGGGGCTGAGCTTCCAAGCAGAATCTCAAGTCAACACAAGACAACAGAAAGCGATGGAGACCACAGTGGAGAATCGCAAGCAGACCGCTGgttagctccactatcagatagtgacaACACAACGTCACACTCACCTGAAACTGAGGATGAAAACTCAAAAGTTGATATGgcatgtcacactgacaacaaacatgTAAAATGTCCCCACTGTGACAAAACTTTTGGTAACAAGAAAAATCTGACAAGACACATGAAGTGTCATACGGGAGAAAAACCATTCAGTTGCACAGTTTGTAGTAAAAGCTTCTCTATAAAGGGAAGTTTGATAGCACAcataagaacacacacaggagagaaaccaTTCCTCTGCTCAGTATGTGGTAAAAGTTTCTCCATCAGGGGAAATTTGTTGATACACACTAGAACGCACACTGGCGAGAGACCATTTACATGCCCAATCTGCAACACGAGTTTTGGAGTTCACGCAGTATTAATTAAACACATAAGAACGCACACAGGAGAGAGAccctttgcctgctcagtttgtggtaaaagattcactgaTAATTCACATTTGATAACACACATCCGATCacacactggtgaaaaaccATTTTCCTGCTCAATCTGCAACACAAGTTTTAGTGATCGTTCAGGATTAGttaaacacacaagaacacacactggggaaaaaccttttacctgctcaTTTTGTGAGAAGAGATTCTCTATAAAAGGACATTGGAAAACACATGAAAGAATCCACACAGGGGAAAAACCCTTTTCCTGTACCATGTGCAACAAAAGCTTTTGTGATCGTTCAGCATTTGTCCgtcacatgagaacacacactggtgagaaagtGTTCAGTTGCAGTCTGTGCGAAGAAAGATTCTCCTACAAGTATCAGGTGGACAAACACAAGTGTGTTGGGGAGAACACTCATAAAGCTGCAGGACTTTGA
- the LOC133472078 gene encoding uncharacterized protein LOC133472078 isoform X5, whose product MDLSKKSLPVSDVGEKDFHPEQQEWRFRMDQQEPEPLYIKEEEPDPTYIKEEEEAMWHSEKGERLQELEFPVIRDIVKTESDEDTGQRSQCHPSKSEETRGAELPSRISSQHKTTESDGDHSGESQADRWSTPDLKKKSPRSRKTTTTTLGPVGRTPSDLPGMSTSGR is encoded by the exons ATGGATTTGTCAAAGAAATCTCTTCCTGTGTCAG ATGTCGGTGAAAAAGATTTTCATCCTGAGCAACAGGAGTGGCGCTTCAGAATGGACcagcaggagccagagcccctCTATATTAAAGAGGAGGAGCCAGACCCCACCTACattaaagaagaagaggaagcaaTGTGGCACAGTGAGAAGGGAGAGCGTCTTCAAGAGCTGGAGTTTCCAGTTATTCGCGACATTGTGAAGACTGAAAGTGATGAAGACACAGGTCAGCGGTCACAGTGTCATCCCAGTAAAAGTGAGGAGACCAGAGGGGCTGAGCTTCCAAGCAGAATCTCAAGTCAACACAAGACAACAGAAAGCGATGGAGACCACAGTGGAGAATCGCAAGCAGACCGCTG GAGTACaccagatttaaaaaagaaaag TCCTAGAAGCAGAAAAACTACCACCACCACACTTGGCCCAGTCGGCAGAACTCCAAGCGATCTACCAGGCATGTCAACTAGCGGAAG ATAA